The Macadamia integrifolia cultivar HAES 741 chromosome 4, SCU_Mint_v3, whole genome shotgun sequence genome contains the following window.
CAAGAGAGAGTTGGAGAAAGAAACCATAAGATTGGCTTCCCCATCCCCATTACAGAATTTACTCAGATAAACGCAGTGAGATGGGGGGTCGGGTGGAGGGcaagaagaagcagcagcagcagctacATTGAACCTCTCAAGACCCCTTCCGCGGAAATGAAATTCGAACGAGCAGCGGCAACTGATTGGAATTCTGGGGTGAGATTATCTTGCCCACTCTTGTCGAAACAGTAAACGGGAGCTTGCCATTTGGAGTCCTCGAGCACTGCGCCCACCTCGAACGTCATCACATGAGCATTTCTTCCTGTGTAGAAGGCCCAATGGACGGGACGCTTGGTGGCGACATCCTCGTAGTACCAAATGAAGTCAACCTTCTCCCAAACGTTGCAAAGGAAGCCATCAACGTATTGCTGACCAAGGTAATTGGCATCTTGGAGCCAATTTGGGCGAAGGATGCCCACCTCGAGGTGGGCAGTGCGGCACTCTCTGGAGGAGTCAAGGGTGTAGAAGAAGGAGGTGCCGTTATTCCACTCGAGATCGTAGAGGAGCTTGCCTAGCTGGTTCTGGATGATATTGAAATTGCGTCCCTTGGGCCAGTCGTACCAGAGGTCTATGATTTGGAGTGAGCCGCTGTAGTTCATTAAGAGGATGGAGTGGAATTGGAGCGGCCATGGAGTCGGAGTCGGAACTGAGCTTGAATTTGATGGAACGGAAGGGATACTGAGGACGGGATTCAGAGAGGACATGAAGAGGATGACGAGCAGGAGGAGAAGCGGAATCGGAATGGGTTTGGTTTCGAAGCTCATTTTGCCTTTCTCGACTCCTTTTCCCCTCCACTTCGCCTCTGATGGTTAAGAGTGTAGACTTTAGAATCTAGACTCCTCCGGAGTCCAGAGGAAGATAAGACGATTTAGACGAGGAAGCAAGGCATGGGATTATAAAGGAAATATGCCAATTCCTCATAAATGATGCCCTTCCAAGTGAGTACAGGACGATTAAAGACTACAGAGAACCCTGTCCTCTTGGCGTCTTGCGTCTTCCTCTTCTTCGAGTTTTGCTAACCTCACAAAATCGTGGGGACGCTACGCCACACACGTTTCCAATAGAACCACATCGTTTATGGTGTAGGAAGCGGTTTCGTCAACATGGGTTCGCTTACCAAAAATGAGTGTCATTGCAAGGTTCTTCAGTATCTCAGCATGTATCTTAATCTGATGGCTGGAAGGATTCCGACACACATTCGCAGGTTCTCCCAACCTTCAGGTGTGTACTGGGCTTCCAATGCCATTGTAAAGGATTTG
Protein-coding sequences here:
- the LOC122076512 gene encoding uncharacterized protein At4g14100-like — its product is MSFETKPIPIPLLLLLVILFMSSLNPVLSIPSVPSNSSSVPTPTPWPLQFHSILLMNYSGSLQIIDLWYDWPKGRNFNIIQNQLGKLLYDLEWNNGTSFFYTLDSSRECRTAHLEVGILRPNWLQDANYLGQQYVDGFLCNVWEKVDFIWYYEDVATKRPVHWAFYTGRNAHVMTFEVGAVLEDSKWQAPVYCFDKSGQDNLTPEFQSVAAARSNFISAEGVLRGSM